ACGTGTGCGCGCCCGCGCGGAAGCGGAAGGGGCCGCCATGGTCGTGGTTTCCGCCGCGATCGAGGCCGAGGTCAGCCAGCTTGGCGCGGAGGACCGCGTGGAATTCCTGGAAGGTCTCGGCCTGAAGGATAGCGGGCTGGACCGTGTGATCGCCGCCGGTTACCGCCTGCTGGGCCTGAGCACCTACTTCACCGTAGGGCCGAAGGAAACACGGGCCTGGACCATTACCGAAGGAACAAGGGCCCCGCAGGCCGCCGCCGTGATCCATAATGATTTCGAGCGGGGCTTCATTGCATGTGAAACCATTGCATATGATGACTATATCGCCTGCAATGGTGAGGCAGGCGCGCGTGAAGCGGGCAAGCTGCGCATCGAGGGGCGGGACTATGTGGTGCAGGATGGTGATGTCCTGCTGTTCCGCTTCAACGTCTGATACGGGCGCGTTGCCCGTGTGGTGACGAACATCAGGGAGTTACGGATCATGGATCAGGCTGTTGCAACCCCGGCGCAGGCAGAGGCACCGCAGCCGGACGTGATCCGCGCCATGGCGGTTGCCGCCCGTGCCGCAGGCCGTGTGCTGGCCCGCAGCACGACCGGAACCCGCAACAGGGCCCTGACCGCCGCAGCCGGTGCGCTACGGGCCGCACAGTCCGAACTGCTGGCGGCCAATGCGCGCGATGTCGCGGCCTTTACCGGCACCCCGGCCTTTCGTGACAGGCTGACCCTGACCCCCGGGCGGGTCGAGGCCATGGCGCAGGCGCTGGAACAGGTGGCCGGCCTGCCGGACCCGGTGGGGCGTGTCATGGCGGAATGGGACCGGCCCAACGGGCTGCGTATCCGCCGTGTGGCGACCCCGGTGGGGGTAATCGGCATGATTTATGAAAGCCGCCCCAATGTGGGCGCGGATGCGGCAGCGCTGTGCATCAAGTCCGGCAATGCGGTCATCCTGCGCGGCGGGTCGGACAGCCTGAACAGCGCGCGGGTGATTCACGCCGCCATGCAGGCGGGGCTGGAAGCTGCCGGCCTGCCGGTGGACTGCGTGCAGATCCCCCCCGATGCGGACCGTGCCCATGTGGCATCCATGCTGGGGGCAACCGGGCTGATCGACCTGATCATTCCGCGTGGCGGCAGGTCACTGGTCGAGCGGGTCTGTGCGGAAGCCCGCGTGCCGGTGCTGGCCCATGCCGCAGGGCTGTGCCACACCTACGTGCATGCGGCGGCCGATCTGGAAATGGCGCGGCGTATCGTGCTCAACGCCAAGCTGCGCCGCCCCGGCATATGTGGCGCGACAGAGACACTGCTGGTGGATCAGGCGATCGCCCCCAGGATCCTGCCCGGCCTGATCGAGGACCTGGCCACCCGTGGCTGCACGTTCCGCGCCGATGACCGCGCGCGTGATATCGTGCCCGACCTGCCTGCGGCAACGGAAGAAGACTTTGCCACCGAATGGCTGGACGCGGTGCTGTCCGTGGGCGTGGTGGACGGTGTGGAGGACGCGCTGGACCATATCGCCCGCTACGGCAGCGCGCATACCGATGCCATCGTGACCGACGATGCCGTGGCGGCCACGACATTCCTGAACGGGACGGACAGCGCTGTCGTCATGTGGAATGCTTCCACCCAGTTCTGTGATGGTGGTGAATTTGGTTTCGGGGCCGAAATCGGCATTGCTACCGGGCGTTTCCATGCCCGTGGCC
This portion of the Komagataeibacter sp. FNDCF1 genome encodes:
- a CDS encoding glutamate-5-semialdehyde dehydrogenase: MDQAVATPAQAEAPQPDVIRAMAVAARAAGRVLARSTTGTRNRALTAAAGALRAAQSELLAANARDVAAFTGTPAFRDRLTLTPGRVEAMAQALEQVAGLPDPVGRVMAEWDRPNGLRIRRVATPVGVIGMIYESRPNVGADAAALCIKSGNAVILRGGSDSLNSARVIHAAMQAGLEAAGLPVDCVQIPPDADRAHVASMLGATGLIDLIIPRGGRSLVERVCAEARVPVLAHAAGLCHTYVHAAADLEMARRIVLNAKLRRPGICGATETLLVDQAIAPRILPGLIEDLATRGCTFRADDRARDIVPDLPAATEEDFATEWLDAVLSVGVVDGVEDALDHIARYGSAHTDAIVTDDAVAATTFLNGTDSAVVMWNASTQFCDGGEFGFGAEIGIATGRFHARGPVGLEQLTTYRYEVIGTGQVRA